GTGCGCAGCGGTTTTCCGATCTTGGTGGCATCCTCCAGCGTCTTCAGACCTGGCGCGAAGGGTTCGCATTCGTCATGGCCGAAATAGGCATGGCGAACCCCCGTCGCCAGGATCATCGTATCGAAAAAGCTTGGCTCCTCGCCGCGTGTTTTCCTCGTCTCTTCAGCAAGCACGTCCTTCAAGGCGTCTGCCGCTCGAACTCGGCCTCCGCCCGCAGGCTGTCCAGGTCACGCCCCACGGTCGCCACGGCAAGCCGCTTGTCGTTGCGCCAATAGCTGACCATGCAGTCGCGCGCGACAGGATCGCCATCTATCTCCAGCCGATCCCACTGTTCGGCATGACCCACATAGTTGATGGTCGTGTCGTAGTGCTGGCTCCAGAAGAACGGAACCGTGGCGAAGCGCTGCCGCTGCCCCAGAATATTGCGCGCCGCAACCGCGCCCTGGCGCTCCGCAACCACCCAGTGCTCGACGCGGATGCGGTCTCCCGTCCTCGGGTCTGGCCAGCGCGCGATATCGCCGGCCGCGTAGACTGCCGCGGCGCTTGTTTGAAGAAACCCGTCCACCAGCACCCCGCCGTCCATGGCGAGGCCGGCCTGCTTCGCCAAATTTACCTCGGGATGCACTCCGATCCCCACAATCACCAGATCGGCGCTCAAATCCACGCCTGTCGAAAGCTTGACGCCATCCTGGTGGATTTCGGCCACGGTGGTCCCGAGATGGAAGACAACCCCATGCGATTCGTGAAGTGTCTTGACCATGTCGCCAAGCGCCGCGCCGAGGAGGCGTTCCATGGGGCGTGAGCCGGGCGCGACGACATGGACCTCCAGTCCGCGCTTTCGCAATGACGCCGCTACTTCGAGGCCGATGAAGCCCGCGCCGACCACGACGCAGTGTCGTGCCGTGCCGCAACGCGCGATCAACGTATCGCAGTCTGCCAGGGTGCGCAGCACTTCCACCTGCGGCAAGGTTGCGCCGGGAACGGTGAGCCGGACGGGTTCGGCGCCGGTGGCAAGCAGCAGTGCCCCATAGGTCACCTCGCTGCCATCAGAGAGCGCTATCGTTCTCCGCGCGGGATCGAGCTTGACGGCGCGTTGATCACATCTGACATCGATATGATGATCCGCGTAGAATTTCGGCGACCGCAAAGGAAGCCAGGCGGCCTTCGCCGTCCCGGCGAGATAGTCTTTCGACAAATTCGGCCGATCGTATGGTGGCGAACGATCGGTGCTCAACATCGTGACGGGTCCCTGATAACCCTCGCGGCGCAACGTTTCGGCGGCGGCGTTTCCGGCCGCGCCGCCGCCGATGATGAGCACGGATTCAGGCAGCCCCGCGGCCGCCAGTTTGGGCGGTTGTGGCATCGGCAGCCCGTCGCCCACAAATGCATGACCGGCTCGGCGCGCCACATCCCAACATTTGAGATCGCTCAAAGCGGGTGACCGAAGAACCTGGCCGGTGCGAAGGCTGAAGCAGGCATGGTGCCAGGGGCAGCGGATCGTGTCACCGACCAGCAGCCCCTCGGCCAGCGGTCCGCCATAGTGGGTGCAGGTTGCGCCGACGGCGAACAGTTCTTCGCCTTGGCGCACGAGCAATGCGGGCTTGCCGTTCACGTGGCCGGACAACATGCCGCCCTCGGGAATATCCGCCAAAGCGACACCCTGGGTGAAATCGGGGCCGGCCGGCGACGATGAATGCTCAGTCATCCCTGTCTCCTTGCCCCTTTGGCGCTCCTGGAATGAGAAGGCCACCTGCCGCCGTCGGCGCGCAGGGCTGTGACCATAGCGGTTCCCCGGCACAGCACATAGGATGACATAGGACGAGCAATCTTCGTGCCAACGGCCACCCATATAAACTGCCAGAAAAGTCACCGAAGAGCTTGACACCAAGGGAAGACCTCCCGGTTCACCATGCTCTCCGGCAGCCCGGCTCGCGGCAGCCCAATGCCTCGGCCGCCTCTAGACGTGCGTGGTTTACTTCCTGCCGCGCGGTTGAGCCGCTTCTTCAGCCGCGAGCACCACAACCGCCTCGGTTGTCAGAAGCCTGAAGGTGAAGGTCTCCTGGAGATAGAGTTCAACGGCCGTGCCGGAATGGTTGAGGTAGCCAATAGAGATGTCCTGGCCGATATCCAGCTCGAAATCGCCGCCACGCGTGGAAAGCACGAACCCACCCTCGATGGCCGGCGCCCAGATGACCCCTCCCTCGACCACACGCTCGATATGATGGAATACCGGGTAGCCCTCGTCGCTGCCACCGCTCGCGGCCGTGTACGCGGCGGCACCCAGCACGAGCGCGTAGGGACCATTGACGCCGGCCAGCCGCAACTGGCTGACCGCGTGTCCGACAGCTTCCGCATAGTTCATCACGTTGGACGGAAGCATCAGATGAGGATTGCTGCTGCCTTCGCGGATGCCCTGTATGCCAGCCGCCGCGTATCCATCGAAAACAGAGCGGTCCTCGGCGAAGGCGATCTTGCGCGCGGCTTCCTTCACGGGGGACCAATCCGAATCCGTCGCGCCGCACTCGACATCATCGATTGCCTGGCGCGTGAGTTCGAATGGAACGCGCAATTCGACCAGCGCCTTCACCTCGCGTTGTGCGGATTGGACCCCGTCACCGAAGGCGGGAAGCTGCTTGAGATGACCGGTGCCCACAGCCGAGAAGTCGACACCCTTTGGGCCGACAACGTCGACAACACGCCGCGCCGCCAGATGGCGCTTCAGCGTACGGGCCGCCTCGTCTTCGATTTGCGCCCAGGCCGCGTCGGAGATGGGAGCCAGTTCTCGATGAAGATTGTTCATGTCTGCCTCATTTCTTCAGTGATCCAATGCCGAGTGAACCATCGTTGGGAAGCGCGTCCGGCCGAGGCGCCTCCGGCGCTTGCGGCAACTTCGCGTCGGTGTCGGCAACCGGTCGTGCCTCGGGGTCGACATCGTCGAGGAAGGTCGCCGTCGGCACGAAGAACAGCGTGCCGGTCACTGCGCGGCTGAAATCCAGCAGATGGTCGTAGGTGCCCGGCGGGTTGCCGATAAACATGTTCTCCAGCATCTTCTCGATGCGGTGGGGGGACCGCGCGTAGCCGATGAAATAGGTGCCGAACTCGCCCTTGCCCACTTCGCCGAATGGCATGTTGTCGCGCACGATCTGAAGTTGCTCTCCGTTTTCTTCAATCGACGTCAGGACATTGTGCGCATACGGCTTCTTCACCGTATCGAGCTGTTCGATGTCGGACAGCTTATGCCGGCCGATGATGTTTTCCTGTTCCTCGACCGGCACCTTGTTCCACCGCTCCACGTCGTGCAGGTATTTTTGCACGATCACGTAGCCGCCGCCGCCAAAGGCGGCGTCCTCATCGCCGACAAGGGTGGCCGCGTCCGCGGCCTGGCCGACCGGGTTCTCGGTTCCGTCGACAAAGCCGATCAGATCGCGGTCATCGAAGAACTTGAAGCCGTGCACCTCGTCCACGGTCGAGACCGCGCCGGCGAGCCGCGACATGACATGTGTCGCGAGTTCGAAGCAGAGGTCCATGCTCGCAGCGCGGATGTGAAAGAGGATGTCGCCAGGCGTCGAAACGGCGGTATGCACGCCGCGAATTTCGCGAAAAGGATGCAGGTCTTTCGGCCTCGGCGCCCCGAACAGCCGGTCCCAGGCATCGGACCCGAACCCCATGACGCACGACAGCTGTCCGTTGAGATTGCGGAAACCCACGCCGCGGAGCAGGCTGGAGAGATCGGCGCACAAGCCGCGAACCGTTTCCTCGGACGCCGATCCGGGATTGATCGTCACGACCAGGAATATCGCTGCCCGCGTAAGCCTGGCGGCGACCGATTGAGAGACGGGAGGTGGCAAGCTTGAAACCATGTTCTATCCGTTGATGATGGTTTGAAGCGCGATGCCGGCATTGGCCGTGGCGCTCAAGCCAGGTCAGCATATGCGGGACTCGCGACAACGAGCCCGTCTGTCGACCATAAGACATTTGCAGCGAGGTCCGCATGGGAAAATCGGGGAGCACGGGGAAATCAGGAACACTGGCCAATCGCGCTGGGGACGGACTTCAAGAGCGGAGTTCTTCGGTCGCGGCATTCCCGGCGATAGGCAGCATCCTGATCCAAGGAACGCGTGCCGTTTGGCCACTGCCATTCCCGACCAGGTCAAGCGAAGGCGAGGCGTGAGCACCGCCGGAATTCCCTGTGCATATAGCGGTCCAAACATATAGTTTTGGTCCTGCTGAAATTAATCGCGGATAGCGCTGAACCAATGTCCAAGAAGTTTGCATTCCTTCTGGTCCGCGACTTCACATTGTCACCCCTGTCGCTTTTCATCGACACGCTGCGCCTGGCGGGTGATGAGGGCGATCGAAGCCGTCGCGTGGAATTCGACTGGCAGGTGATCGGAGAGCGCGGTCTGCCGATCAGGGCCAGCTGCGGCGTCGAACTGCTGCCGACAAAAGAGATTGGACATCCCGAGGATTTCGACAATGTTGTTGTGGTTGGTGGCCTGCTCGACACCAACCGCGGCTTGAGTTCTGAAAAGGAGGCATTCCTTTTGCGGGCTGCCGAGAAAGGCGTGCCGCTCACCGCCCTTTGCACGGGCAGTTTCGTGCTCGCGCGCTACGGGTTGCTGGACGGTTATAGTGCCGCGGTCAGCTGGTTTCACATCAAGGACTTCCGGGCGGAATTCCCTGACGTGAACGCCCATGCGGACAGTCTGTTTTCCGTCGACCGCAACCGCTCTACTTGCGCCGGAGGCACGGGTGCAGCCGACCTGGCCGGCTATTTCGTGTCGAAATTCATTGGTCACAAGGCAGCGGAAAAGGCCGCCAAGATCCTTGTCCTCGATCGAATCCGGAACATCCGTGACGTTCAACCGGTCGGGGATCTGTTTGCCGGAGCCTCCAGCCGTCCGGTGAAGCGAGCCTTGCTCTTGATGGAGAGCAATCTCCAGGAAAAGGTATCGGTTACCGAAATCGCGGCCAGATTGAACTGCTCCAGGCGCCAGCTGGAGCGTCTTTTCGGCATCGAGTTGGGCATCAGCCCAATGGCCGCCTATCTGGCGCTGCGGGTGCACTACGCGAAGTCGCTCCTCGAAGCCAGCGACTTGCAGATAGGGGAAATTGCGTTCAGGTGCGGCTTCGGCAATGCCGGGCATTTCAGCCGCGTCTTCCGCCGGCACACCGGCATCACGCCAACGAACCTCAGACACCCAGGCCGCATATCTCGCGAGGCCTGATGCGGTGATAGTTCCGCGTTTGGCTGGGATTGAGGGGGGTGCCACAGCTCAAGCCGGGACCAATAACGAGCGGGAGTAGGCAAAAGTTTTAAGACTATGCCGGGAAATCCCGCTCAAGGATCTATCCAGCGGCAACCGGAAACCACATCCACGCCGCCTTCGGGCTCTCCTGTTGCCGACGTCGTCGGCACGCAATCATTCAGTGTCGGGATTTTCGAGCACTTCAAGCATGGTGGTCAACATGCTTCCGACTTCTTCCGATATTTCCTCGGGGCGAATTCCCGCCTTGATGGCGTCCGCCGTCGCTTGTTTGGCGAGTTTCGCCGCAAGCGCCGGATCGGACGTCGAATAGGGTGGAACATTTTCCTCCACCCAGTTCTGCAGGAATTCGATGCCGCGAGCGCTCATGACGAACTAATGTTCATCGAAGCGATTTCGTTCCGCGGAGGTATATTCAAGAAAACGTCAGACCCTTTTGATGAGGGCCTGACGGTTCCAAAGGTTCACGTCACGACGAACGAGGATGCCGTCAACGACAGATGCGGAGAAACAGCGGCAAACTGGATCTGATGCGCGCCGCCGGCCCCATCGCTGTCGAAGGAGAGGGCGCCGGTCGAACTGTTGTAGATAATGTGGTCGGTATGGGTATGCGCGCCCCTGCCAGTGTGAAACGCATCAGCGGGAAGGGCGCCCACCTGAAGCCCGGCAAACACAGTGTGGTCGAGATGGATCTTGTCCTGCGTCACATTGAAGTCGGTGATCTTGTCGATGTTGCCTGTCTTGAGGGCGGAATTGAAGACGAAGACGTCCTTGCCTCCATTTCCTGTCAGCACATCTTGCCCGCCGCCGCCATTGATGACGTTGTTGCCGGCGTTGCCCTGTATGGTCTGCGAGAATTCGTTTCCCGTGAGGTTGATGGCAGTGGTGCCGGCCCGGCTCGTGGTGGCAAGCTGCTCGATTTCCGAGCCGGCTGATAGTGCATAGCTCACTGTTGCCAGCACGGTATCGTGGCCTGCGCCCTTCAGTTCCACCACCTTATCGCCAGGGTTGTTGACATAATAGGTGTCGTTGTAGCCGCCACCGATCATTGTGTCGGCGCCGGTGGTGCCGTGAAGTACATCCGCGCGGCCGGTGCCGTAGAAAACGTGATCGCTGGTCGAAGGCGCGGTGCTGGTCGGAGGGGTGGTGCTGGTCGAAGGTGGGGTGATGGACGAAGTCGTATCGCTGGTCGAGGGCACAGTGGTGCCGGACGAAGTCGCGCCGCTGGTCGGAGGCACGCTTGCGGTGCCGTGGTTATGTTGAAGGAAGAGGGCTTGCAGCGCCGGCGAGTTTCCAAGCGCCGTGTCGCCCTGCTGGGAACCCCATGCATAGGCATAGTCGAAGGCGGGCGACGGAACCAGCTTGGACCAGTGGTCCAGCATGGTCTGTTCCTGGGCGGCGGTGGGAAGGACATATTGGCCGCCCGTATCGGTCGTGTAGCTGCCGCCGCCGAACGTCTGATAAACCGGAACGACCTGGTTGAGCGGGACCCCCGAAGCGACAGCCGCGGCCACGGTCCTGTCGATCATGTTGTAGTCGACCGCACTTGTCCCGGTGCGCACCGGATAGGGGTCCAGCCCGTAATAGTCGATATGTGTGTTGGCGGGATTATAAGTGTTTGAAAAATCGGGATTTGCGGAAGACCCCATGTTCATCATGGTGATGAAGGTTTTGGCGCCCGGCACGTTGGTGTGGATCCAGTCGGATTCCGCCTTCAGATTCGTGGCGGTGGCATAGGTTCCCCATTTGCCGGTGGGGTCCGGCTCATCGACAAGGAAGAATCCAAACGCTTTCGGATTGCCGATAAAGGGCGTGACTTTCTGGATAAAGGACGAGGTTGTCCCATTGGCTTCATCGAGCCAGACCAGACCTTTCGTGCCAGCCGGCAGGGCGTTGAGTTCGTCCACGGATGAAACGTCGACAAGATTGAATCCGGCGTTTGCAACCTCGGAGGCGGATCCACCCGAGGCGTAATGGAGGGTTGTCATGAAAATATCCTTCGTCTGATTCGGTAGATGCCCCACGCCTGCCTATTGGAAAGGGTATATTAGAACCAAATCAAATACCGGCGCCCGTTGATAGAATCATTGATCACGGCGAGAAAAGGTCCACGCGATGGGATGTCGGCCTTGGTTCCGGGCTTGTTGATTGTTCAGGGATATTTCCGGCGCGGCAAGGCAGGACTGGACTGTCTCTGCCTCGGTGGCACTGCTGGATTTTGTTGTGGACTGCAGAAAGCGCAGGATCGCGCTGGTTCATTCCAGCCGCTTCGGAGTGTGCGGATGGCGGTCGTCCACGCGCTATGCGCCGCTCACCAGAAAGGCTCTTTCTATCAAAGGACGGTTGTGGCTCAGATACGGTTCAATGAGCATATCGAGGTGTCCCCCGAGGATCGGAACTATGCTCAGATCGGCAAAAAAGGCGCTCCAGCCAAGATCCGTCGGAACCCCTGTACGCCTGCATCGAAACAGGGTGGCGGTAATCGGCAACGCGGTCTTCGGTTGCGCGAGCCATTGGCCAAATGCGCGCATCCGCAGGATTTCCTCAAGCTCAAGGCGCAAAATGAACCGCACTCTGGCGAAGGCCCTCCATTTCAGCCAGTCGATGCCCCTGGCGAGCAGGGCTTCAGCGCCAAATCTGGCAAATGCTTTTGCGAGAGCCCGTAACATCATGCGATCCGCCGTCACTCTATGCGAACGGATGCGCTGGACGGTGCGTGCAAGAGTTTCACGGTAGTCGTGCTGCCCAGGCCCGATATTGGTGTCGAGGATTCCCAGGAACGTGACCGATCGACCCGCTGCAATAAGTTTGGCGGCAACCTCGAACGCGACGCCGCCGCCAAGCGAATAGCCGATCAGCTTCACGTCGCCATCAGGCTGGACCTGGCTGATCTGGTCGACAACCGCGTCCACCATCCGCGGTATGGTGCCATGTCCCTTCAGTAGATCGTTCAGGTCCTCATAGCGAATGGCGACAACCCTGGCGACATCGCTCATCTCGACACCGAAAGCCGCCAGGCTTGGCCCGTAGCCGATCGATCCCGGCACAATAAACAAAAGCGGCCTCGGGTCGGACGCCTCGACAAGCAAGTCGCTTGTGTCTTGCTCTGCGGACGCTGCCCTGACGACGTCGGTAAAACTCATTCCGACGGTGAATGCGTCCAAGTTGAGTTCCCGTCCCAGAGCCGTCTCAAGTTCCATGACGAATTGCAGCAGCTTCAGTGAATCGCCGCCCGCGTCGTCCCAGTGGCTGCCAGCCGCCTTCTTGCCGGGAAGTATCCTCTCCCATACGGCCGCTGCCACGCCTTCGATATCGAGCGGGTTCAGCGCCTGCCGGACGTCTGGATTCTGGGCGTCTTGCGCGTTCAGCGCGCGATCCAGTTCCCGCAACTTGACACTGTCGACCTTGCCGCCCTTGAGCTGTGGTATCTCGGCAATACTGTGCAGTCGCGTTGGATGAACTGCTGGCGGCAGGGCTGTCCTGATCAAGTCCCGCAATTCGGGTATGATTTCGCTTGCGCCAGTTTTCACGGGAACGACAAAGGCCACCAGTTCGTTCGCGTCCGTCACCACCGCGACGGCATCACTCACTTGGGGCGCCCGGCGCAGGACGAGTTCCAGTTCGGCAGGCTCGACCCGTCTTCCGTTGATCTTTATCTGGCGTCCCTTTCGTCCGACGATCCACATCATTCCGGTGCCGTCGACCTTGACCAGATCGCCGGTTGCGAAGATCCGAAGCCGGGGATTGGCGGAGCTTGCACGAAGAGGAACATGTCCCCCGTCCGCCCAGTAGCCGAGCGTGGTGTAGTTGCCCCTGATCACCAACTCCCCTTCATCGCCGGGGGCGACCTCGTACCCATTCTCATCCACGACGGTGTATTCGATGCCGGGAAGGACGAAGCCGACCGGGACCGTCGCGCCTCGCTCCGGGTAATCCCTCGGCAGGAACCACTGCGTGCCGGTCGTTTCCGTGGACGAATAGCTGATCTGGACAAGGCAGGACTCGGGGACATTGTCGCGAAGCCGGTCGATGTCGGACCACAACACTTTTTCTCCGCCGACCCGCACGACCCGCAGTGACGAGAATACGTCGGGCGCTGAATCGGTCATCAACACACGCAGCAGCGCCGGCACGAGATAGGCGATCGTCACCCGCCATTTTTGGAAATTGTCGCGCGCAGCGCGGATGCCGGCACTCTCAATGTCCAAAAGGTACAATGTGGCGCCGCACAGCATCGGGGTCATCATCTCGCGGCAGCCCGCGATCGTCGCCGGGCCGGTCAACGGCATGAACGCATCGTCGGGGCCGATGTGGCAAGCATCGACATATTGCTGCACCCGCTGGAGGATTGCCCGCTGGCTGTTCACGACGCCTTTCGGGGCTCCGGTGCTGCCTGACGTGTACAGGACGATCGCCGGCGAATCGACCGGCACGTCGGGCGGCAGCGCCGGTAAGCTGCCGTCCGGCGCTGCGGCCATGCAGCTTCCCGCATCGATCCATTTCAGGGACGAGGCATCAGGCCAGCCTGCCGGCTTGCCCGGCCCCGGCCTGACAATTGCGGCTAGCCGCGCGCTGGCGGCAATTGCCGCGAGGCGCTGAAATGGATCTCGGGGGTTTAGCGGCACGGCGGGCCTGCCCGCACGCATGGCGGCAAGCATGGCCACCGGGTACCAAAGAGTATTCCCGATCAGAAGCCCGACCGCCTTACCCATTGGAACTGAACCGGCAATCGCACCTGCCAGGTTTTGGACCGCGTTCAACAGCTCCAGGAAGCTGAGGGATGTCGAGCCATCGCTGATCGCGATCCTGTCCGGATATTTCCCGACAATTCTCTCGAGGTGCCAGAACGCCGATTTTTCGGAGAAGTCATCGCACATCCTTTGGAAGGCAGGGTTTGCCGGTCCGTCCATGTCCAGAGGACGGGTGGATGCCTGTTTCCATGTGAAACCGTCTTGAGGACCATTGTCGCGCGTTATCGCGACATCCCGCTCTTTCGCCAGTCCCAGCACGGACTGCAAGGCGCGCAAAGGCAGGCCTTCTGAAGAACGCGTGCGATCAAACGCTTCCAACGCGACCCCCTTTTTTGCTGACCCGCTTTGCAGTGTCGTACGCGACCATCTTGGCCGTGGCATCGTTAGAACGAATGATTCCGACCGAACTCGCCGATCCGACATGAAAGGGGTCAGGTGCATCGCAGCATCATTGAAGCCCTGCTTCATTCAAACAGACGAGGACAGCGGGAAGGCCTGCTCCTAGCGTGGATTTGGGTGTCGTGCGCACAGGGGCAATGAAGCCGAACCATGAGAGCAGATCCTAGAGCCAGCCATTTTGCGCGACCGGGATACCGCCGGCATCCTGGAGGGGCAGGATGAACCCCCACCTGGTCTGTGTTGGAGGCGAGGATCATCGTCTTAGAATTCCGTTCCTGCTGGCGCTGCGCGAAAGGGGCTTCCGGGTCACTGCCGTATCGAGCGATATGGGCAACGCCTTCTCTCTTCATGGCATTGCGCATCGTCGACTGGGATTTGACCGCTTTACCAGCGGCGGCGGGGAATGGGGCGCTCTAGGTGCTGTCCGCGAATTGATCGCGGAACTGCGTCCGGACATCGTTCAAAGTTTCGACACCAAGCCCAATCTTCTGACCCCTTTGGCCGTGCGCGGGCAGGTGCCGGTTGTCCGCACCATCAATGGCCTTGGTTGGACATTCTCGTCCCTCGAACCACGGGCTCTGGCCTTGCGTCCGATCTTTTGCGGCCTTCAAGGACTGGCATCCTTATGGACAGCCATGACCGTCTTCCAGAATCGTGACGATCAGGTCTTCTTCGAACGCTATCGGCTGCTTGGTCACGACAAAGCGCGGCTGATCCGCAGTTCTGGCATCGACCCGAAGGCATTCTCGACAGCAAGGTATCGTGGCCCTTCGGCCACGACGATGCGCGAGAGCCTTGGGCTTCAGTCGGCTGAAATCATAATCTTTGTCGGCCGCCTGACCCGCCAGAAGGGAATTCCGACCCTCCTCAAGGCGGTTCCCCGTGTCCTTTCCGAAAGACCCAATGCGCGTTTCGTCCTTGTCGGTCCGCAGGACTCCGAGGGACCGTTCGCGGTCAACAGGGCCGATATCGATCGACACGCGCCTCACGTCATTGCCTTGGGATCGCGACAGGATGTTCCGGCCCTCCTTGGCATGGCCGACCTGTTCGCGTTTCCGACGCAATATCGCGAGGGTATTCCGCGTGTCCTGCTGGAGGCCGGATTGTCCGGATTGCCGATCGTCGCCTCGCGGATGCCCGGCTGCAATGACGTGGTTGAAGATGGCTGGAACGGCTATCTCGTCGCGCCACGCGATGTGGATGGCTTCGCATCCAGGATAATCGAGATCCTGTCCGATCGCGCCCGTGGAAAAATCATGGGCGGCCGTTCCGTCGGACTCATCCGGGAGCGCTTTTCGCTGTCGTGGGTCGTCGATCAGTATTGCGAGCTGTACAAGACCGTCCTCGGGGCAAAGTACCGGGGCAGCCTTGCTCGATCGGCCCCCGCGATCCTGATGGAAGAGGGCGCGCGGAGCCCCCGACTGGGGGAGGCGCGGCAATGATCCGTGATGTGCTCCTGGCCTGCGGCATCGCAATGTCCTATGCGGTCCAACTCAGCATCCCAGGCCTGCCGTTCGGCTACAGCGAACTGTTCCTCGCGCTTTGGATATTGCTCTCGATCGTGCGGGTTCTCGCGGGCGGCCGATTGGAGTTCACGCCGGCCCTGGCCCAGCTTGCACGTTTCTGGCTGATCCTGACGCTTGCCCTGGGTGTTGGAGCCTTCGTCGGCTATCTGACGACTGTCCTGTTCATCGCTCCGTTGATGCATGACACGATGGCGTATGTGCTGTTGGTCTTCATCACCTGCCTGGCCGCGGCGGAGCCCGACGCCGGTCGCCGTCTACGCAACATTGGCTGGTGGATCATTGCTGTCGCGAATGCATGCTTTGTTGTTCAACTGGGGCTTGGGTGGGGCTGGATCCATCAATCTGGCGTCAATCCCTGGTATTGGGACCGCTTCAGCGGTTGGTCCGACAATCCGAACCAGCTTGCGCTCTATTGCGCTCTCCTGGGTCCGCTAGCCTTGCATCTTGCCGTAACCACCCGCAATCCGTGGGGGAGGTGCCTTGGGCTAACCGGCCTGGTCCTCACCTTCTACGTCGGAAGGCTGACAAAGAGCGATACCTATCTCTATACGACAATCCTGGCTTGCCTGATCCTTCTCGGGCTGCGGATTCGGGCTTGGCTTGCAACTGATGGCGGCAAGGTCAGCCTTTCACGGCAACTTGCCCTCCTGTTCACGATTGCGTTCGTTCCGTTGGCGATCTCCATCGCGCCTTACGCCCTCAGCGACGCCGCCAGCGCCGAAAACTTCGCCAAGAGCCTTACCAAGGACAAGGGCGGGCAAGCGACCGCGGAAACCGCCGAGCTTCGCCTCTACCTTTGGGACGAGGCATTGGACAAGGGAGCAAGATCTGGGTCGCTCGGCCTCGGCCCCGGGCCTCACCTTGAACGTCCCCCCATCACCAATCAGCAGTTTCTGCCTCGGCCTTTCGAGGCCCATAGCACGATCCTCGATCTCTATACCCAAGGTGGCTTGATTTCAGTCATGGCGCTTTTGTGGATCCTCGGCTCTGCCGCCTTGTCCGCCTGGCGTGCGAGATTGGATGCCCTCGTGGCGCTCATGGCGTCGATCGTTGTGTTCAGTGCCCCGCACCTGATTATCCGCCATCCGATCGTGTGGTTCTCTGTGACGCTCTGCCTTGTCGCCGGGACGCCTCAGACGATCCCCGCCATCGTTCGCCATAGGAGATATTAGGATGTGCGGGATCGCTGGAATTCTCTTGGCGCCCGATGCGGTCGATACGAACGCGCTGCGGGCGATCGGGCCGATGACGACGGCCCTTCGTCATCGTGGACCTGATGGCGAGGCATTTTGGATGAGCCGTGAAGCCGGGGTCGCCTTCGGCCACCGGCGTCTGGCCATCGTCGACTTGTCGGAGGCGGGCCGGCAGCCGATGCATTCCGCGAGCGGCCGGTATGTCATCACCTTCAATGGCGAGATATACAATTTTCGCGATCTGCGCCGCGAGTTGGAAGGGGAGGGCCACCATTTCCGTGGCACCAGCGACACCGAAATCATGCTGTGCGCGATCGAGAGCTGGGGTCTCGACGCCGCGCTCGCGCGCTTTGCCGGCATGTTCGCTTTCGCGCTGTGGGACCTGAAGAACCGTATCCTTCACCTCGCCCGCGACCGAATGGGCAAGAAGCCGCTCTACGTCGCCTCGACACGCGAGGCGCTCGTCTTTGCCTCGGAACTGAAGGCGATCACCTGTTTCCCCGGGTTCGCCCCGGAACTCGATGTCGACGCCGCGGCGACAATGCTTTCGAAAGGATGGGTGCCGGATGACAGTTGCATCTGGCAGGGCGTGTTCAAGCTGCCACCCGGTTCCGTCCTTTCCGTGACGGCGGCGGATTTCGCCAATGCCCGCGGTGCAGGCTCGCTTGCGCGTCGCATTCGACGCTGGTGGTCGCTGGCCGATGTCGCCAGCACGGCGCTGCGGGAACCGCTCACCGGCAGTGACGAGGAACTTACGACCGAGCTCGATCGTCTGCTTCGCCTTGCCATCGGCGAACG
The genomic region above belongs to Mesorhizobium sp. B4-1-4 and contains:
- a CDS encoding DUF768 domain-containing protein, translating into MSARGIEFLQNWVEENVPPYSTSDPALAAKLAKQATADAIKAGIRPEEISEEVGSMLTTMLEVLENPDTE
- a CDS encoding family 1 encapsulin nanocompartment shell protein; amino-acid sequence: MNNLHRELAPISDAAWAQIEDEAARTLKRHLAARRVVDVVGPKGVDFSAVGTGHLKQLPAFGDGVQSAQREVKALVELRVPFELTRQAIDDVECGATDSDWSPVKEAARKIAFAEDRSVFDGYAAAGIQGIREGSSNPHLMLPSNVMNYAEAVGHAVSQLRLAGVNGPYALVLGAAAYTAASGGSDEGYPVFHHIERVVEGGVIWAPAIEGGFVLSTRGGDFELDIGQDISIGYLNHSGTAVELYLQETFTFRLLTTEAVVVLAAEEAAQPRGRK
- a CDS encoding GlxA family transcriptional regulator; protein product: MVLLKLIADSAEPMSKKFAFLLVRDFTLSPLSLFIDTLRLAGDEGDRSRRVEFDWQVIGERGLPIRASCGVELLPTKEIGHPEDFDNVVVVGGLLDTNRGLSSEKEAFLLRAAEKGVPLTALCTGSFVLARYGLLDGYSAAVSWFHIKDFRAEFPDVNAHADSLFSVDRNRSTCAGGTGAADLAGYFVSKFIGHKAAEKAAKILVLDRIRNIRDVQPVGDLFAGASSRPVKRALLLMESNLQEKVSVTEIAARLNCSRRQLERLFGIELGISPMAAYLALRVHYAKSLLEASDLQIGEIAFRCGFGNAGHFSRVFRRHTGITPTNLRHPGRISREA
- a CDS encoding Dyp-type peroxidase — protein: MVSSLPPPVSQSVAARLTRAAIFLVVTINPGSASEETVRGLCADLSSLLRGVGFRNLNGQLSCVMGFGSDAWDRLFGAPRPKDLHPFREIRGVHTAVSTPGDILFHIRAASMDLCFELATHVMSRLAGAVSTVDEVHGFKFFDDRDLIGFVDGTENPVGQAADAATLVGDEDAAFGGGGYVIVQKYLHDVERWNKVPVEEQENIIGRHKLSDIEQLDTVKKPYAHNVLTSIEENGEQLQIVRDNMPFGEVGKGEFGTYFIGYARSPHRIEKMLENMFIGNPPGTYDHLLDFSRAVTGTLFFVPTATFLDDVDPEARPVADTDAKLPQAPEAPRPDALPNDGSLGIGSLKK
- a CDS encoding FAD-dependent oxidoreductase translates to MAFSFQERQRGKETGMTEHSSSPAGPDFTQGVALADIPEGGMLSGHVNGKPALLVRQGEELFAVGATCTHYGGPLAEGLLVGDTIRCPWHHACFSLRTGQVLRSPALSDLKCWDVARRAGHAFVGDGLPMPQPPKLAAAGLPESVLIIGGGAAGNAAAETLRREGYQGPVTMLSTDRSPPYDRPNLSKDYLAGTAKAAWLPLRSPKFYADHHIDVRCDQRAVKLDPARRTIALSDGSEVTYGALLLATGAEPVRLTVPGATLPQVEVLRTLADCDTLIARCGTARHCVVVGAGFIGLEVAASLRKRGLEVHVVAPGSRPMERLLGAALGDMVKTLHESHGVVFHLGTTVAEIHQDGVKLSTGVDLSADLVIVGIGVHPEVNLAKQAGLAMDGGVLVDGFLQTSAAAVYAAGDIARWPDPRTGDRIRVEHWVVAERQGAVAARNILGQRQRFATVPFFWSQHYDTTINYVGHAEQWDRLEIDGDPVARDCMVSYWRNDKRLAVATVGRDLDSLRAEAEFERQTP